GACGGTGAGTTCGACGCGCTCGCTCGTGGCGTCGTCGTAATAGGTGAGCACGGTTCGGTCGCGCACCGCCGGCGCGGTCGCACCCAGCAGCGCAGGAAGCATGCCGTCAGGCTAGCCTGACGGCGGATGTCAGGAAAGGCTGACATCAGCAACCGAGCTGATCCGCCCTGGCTTCTTCCGTGGGTCGAGGCAAGGATGGACGCATGGCTTTCAGTGTGCTGGGCGCCCCGACGACGGCCGGATCCCACAACGCAGGCCAGGAAACCGCTCCCCGGGTACTGCGTGAGGCCGGCCTCCTCGACGCGTTGAAAGCGCGGGGCTTGGACGTTCACGACGCCGGTGACACCCCGCCGATGGCGTACCAACCGCAGGGCGTCGGCGTCGTCGCGCGCGACCTGGCCCGGGTCACCGAGCAGGCGGCGGCGGTGGCGCGCGGTGTCGCGGCGATCGCCAGGGAGGGCCGCGTCCCGCTCGTCCTCGGCGGAGACTGCTCCATCGAGGTGGGTGTGGTCGCGGGCCTGATCGACGCCGGACGCGACCCCGTGCTGGCCTATTTCGACGGTGACCTGGACCTGTCGACGCCGGCCGACAGCACGTCCGGCGTGCTGGACTCGATGGTGCTGGCGCACCTGCTGGGGCTGGCCGACACCGGCCTGTCCCGACTCGGCCCGCGCTTCCCGCTGCTGGCGCCGGACCGCGTGCTGGCCGTCGGTTTCCATCCGGTCGAGGCGAGTCCGGCGCACCACGCGTGGCTGAAGTCGAGCGCGGTCACGGCGCTTCCGGTCACCGAGCTGGACGGCACGGCGAGCCAGATCCGCGCCGCGGTGGATCCGCTCGCCGCGCGTGGTCCGGTGCTGGTCCACTTCGACGTCGATGTGATCGACAGCGGTGATTTCCCGCTGGCGAACTTCCCGCACTTCAACGGAGGGCTGACCGCGGACGCGGCATTCGCCGTCCTGGGCGCGCTCTGCGACGTGCCCGACCTCGCCGCCGTCGTGGTGACCGAGGTGAACCCCAACAACGACGTCGACGGGACGCTGATCCGCCGCCTCGTCAACGGGCTGGTCGACGCCCTGAGCTGACCACTATCCGCCGGGTCGCTCGAGACGACGGCCGAGGCGGAGCGTGACGCCGCCGAGCACGAGGTGCAGCACACCGGCACCGGGCCGAGCACGAGCAGCAATCCGAGCCAGGCCCGGACGTCGGTCTTGTTCGGGGCAAGTTGCTGTACCGCAATTGGGAGGAGCTCGCCCGGATCCACGTCGCCTATCTGCGACTCAACGCCGGACGATTTCCGACCGACGCGCGCTTGGCGAACCTCATCGGTGAGCTGACGATGCGCAGCGATCAGTTCGCCACCATGTGGGCGACCGGTGAGGTCTCCGACTGCACCACCGGCGACATGTACCTCCAGCACCCCACCGTCGGCACGGTGACCGTCGCGTACCAGGTGTGGTTGCAGCCCGACAGCCCGGGCCACCGGCTCGAGATCTACACGCCGAACGACGCCTCCTCCGCGGGCGCCGTGAAGCTCCTCGCCCAGAGCGCTAGGACCCGACGATCAGCTTGCGGGCAAGGCTCGGAATCCCTCTGATGCTCTCCATCTCGTAGTTGGACAGGATCACGGTCACGTACCCGCTGTCCGGGTAGAACTCGAGCACGGCCACCGCGCCGTTCGAGGCGGCACCGTTGTAGCCGTAGGACCAACGGTCGCCGGCGAGGGTGATGCCGGGCCCGTACCCGGTGAAGACAATCGTCGACGCCCCGGGCGGCGGCAACGAGGGGAGCTTCGGGCTGAGCACCAGCCGGGTGTACGCCGGGTTCAGCAGCCGTTCCTCCCACAACGCGTGCGCGAACCGCGCCATCTGGTCGCAGGTCGCGAAGGCGCCGGGCAGGAACATCTGTTCGGCGGTGTTGTCGATTCGCTCCTTCGAGCCCTTCGGCCGGTAGTAGCCGTGGGCGATGCGGTGGTTGGCGCGGATCTGCGGCACGGTGTAGTAGCCGGCGTCACCCATCCCGGCCGGGCGGACGATGTGTTCGCGGACGTAGTCGTGGAACGTCTGCCCGGACACGCGCGCGACGATCTGTTCGAGCACGAAGTATCCCGAGTTGCTGTACCGCGAGCCTGCGCCCGGAGCGAAGGCCGGCGTTTCCTTGCGGACGAACCCGGCCATGGCGTCCGTCTGCTGTTGCACGCTGGTCCACGTGCGGGCCGCATCGAAGAAGCCGGGATCGCCGAAGAAGTCACCCAGGCCCGAGGTGTGGGTGAGCAGATGGTGGAGCGTCACGTGGTCGGAGATCTTGGCCGGGAAGCCGTCCAGGTGGGCGCCGATCGTGTCGTTGTAGTTCAGCGTGCCCCGCTGGGCGAGCTGCGCCACCGCGACAGCGGTGAACAGTTTGGCGACCGAGGCCAGACCGAACAGCGTGTCGCGCTTGATGGACACCGACCGTGCCTTGTCGGCCATGCCGTACGACCGGGACAGCACGGTCCGCCCCTCATGTGTGATCAGCACGCTGCCGGAGAACACATCCCGGTCCGCCATGCCGGCGATCAACTTGTCCAGTTCGCCGCCGGGCCGTAAGCCCGCCGGCACTCGCCGGGTCGGATGCGCACCGACGGGTTGGCCGCCCGCGGTCCAGACGGCCAGCCCTCCGGTGGCGGCCAGCGAACCGGCGCCCAGTAGGCCGAGAGCAGCCCGACGACTCGTGGTCATGATGGTTCCTTTCTGACTGGCTAGAACGCTGACCACGTCTACTGACCGACGCCGATCGGTAGCCGATCGACGAGCTATATCCGTTCCATAGGTGGGCGTTGCGATACTCGCCGGATGCGGGTGCTACTGGTTGAGGACGAGCAGCCGCTCGCCGCATACATCGCGGTCGGACTGCGCAAGCACGGGTTTGCGGTAGATCTGGCGGAGGATGGGCAGACCGCGCTGGACAAGTGCGATGTCATGCCGTACGACGTGGTCGTCCTGGACCGGGACCTGCCGATCGTCCACGGCGACACGGTGTGCCGCCGGCTCGCCGAGCGGGGGACGTCACGGGTGCTGATGCTGACCGCGTCGGACGCCGTCGAGGACCGGGTGGGTGGGCTGACGCTCGGCGCGGACGACTACCTGGGCAAGCCGTTCGCGTTCTCCGAACTGGTCGCGCGAGTGCATGCGCTGGGCCGGCGCAGCACCCCCGCCCGCCCGCCGGTGCTGCGCGCGGCCGGGGTGTCGCTCGATCCGGCCCGCCGCACGGCCGAACGGGAGGGGCGGTTGCTGCGCCTGACGCCCAAGGAGTTCGGAGTGCTCGAGTTGCTGCTCGCGGCGGGCGGTGACGTGGTCAGTGCGGAGACCCTGCTGGACAAGGTGTGGGACGAGCACGCGGACCCGTTCACCAACGCGATCCGGATCACCGTGGGTACGCTGCGCCGCAAGCTCGGGGACCCGCCGCTGATCGAGACGGTGACCGGCGCCGGCTACCGGCTCACCGGAGCGGGCTGATGCGGCTGACCGCCCGCGCCCGTCTGACCCTGCTGCTGATCGGCTTGGTGCTGGCCGCCGGTACGGTGCTC
This Cryptosporangium aurantiacum DNA region includes the following protein-coding sequences:
- a CDS encoding response regulator transcription factor, whose product is MRVLLVEDEQPLAAYIAVGLRKHGFAVDLAEDGQTALDKCDVMPYDVVVLDRDLPIVHGDTVCRRLAERGTSRVLMLTASDAVEDRVGGLTLGADDYLGKPFAFSELVARVHALGRRSTPARPPVLRAAGVSLDPARRTAEREGRLLRLTPKEFGVLELLLAAGGDVVSAETLLDKVWDEHADPFTNAIRITVGTLRRKLGDPPLIETVTGAGYRLTGAG
- a CDS encoding arginase family protein, which codes for MAFSVLGAPTTAGSHNAGQETAPRVLREAGLLDALKARGLDVHDAGDTPPMAYQPQGVGVVARDLARVTEQAAAVARGVAAIAREGRVPLVLGGDCSIEVGVVAGLIDAGRDPVLAYFDGDLDLSTPADSTSGVLDSMVLAHLLGLADTGLSRLGPRFPLLAPDRVLAVGFHPVEASPAHHAWLKSSAVTALPVTELDGTASQIRAAVDPLAARGPVLVHFDVDVIDSGDFPLANFPHFNGGLTADAAFAVLGALCDVPDLAAVVVTEVNPNNDVDGTLIRRLVNGLVDALS
- a CDS encoding serine hydrolase domain-containing protein gives rise to the protein MTTSRRAALGLLGAGSLAATGGLAVWTAGGQPVGAHPTRRVPAGLRPGGELDKLIAGMADRDVFSGSVLITHEGRTVLSRSYGMADKARSVSIKRDTLFGLASVAKLFTAVAVAQLAQRGTLNYNDTIGAHLDGFPAKISDHVTLHHLLTHTSGLGDFFGDPGFFDAARTWTSVQQQTDAMAGFVRKETPAFAPGAGSRYSNSGYFVLEQIVARVSGQTFHDYVREHIVRPAGMGDAGYYTVPQIRANHRIAHGYYRPKGSKERIDNTAEQMFLPGAFATCDQMARFAHALWEERLLNPAYTRLVLSPKLPSLPPPGASTIVFTGYGPGITLAGDRWSYGYNGAASNGAVAVLEFYPDSGYVTVILSNYEMESIRGIPSLARKLIVGS